One Ostrea edulis chromosome 6, xbOstEdul1.1, whole genome shotgun sequence genomic window, CCAGTCTCCAGTGAGAGGGTCCCTTTCTTTACTTAACTAGACTTACTCCACAAACTTATACATCCAGTCTCCAGTGAGAGGGTCCCTTTCTTTACTTCACTAGACTTACTCCACAAACTTATACATCCAGTCTCCAGTGAGAGGGTCCCTTTCTTTACTTCACTAGACTTACTCAACAAACTTATACATCCAGTCTCCAGTGAGAGGGTCCCTTTCGAACAACCTGGGAATCCACTCCAGCATTTTGGCTTTCCTCTCCTTTGCTTCGTTCCTCTGGCGCTCCTCGAGAATGTACTTCTCCTGAGTCGCTGCGTGCATGTCAGAAATACGTACTGCATCACTCACATATTTCCACAATCTGGaacaggaaagataactctataaaAACGTTAGCTCAAATAATCTGAAAGAGGAAAGATATCTCTATAAAAAAGTTAGCTCAAATGAATAATCTGGAACAGGAAAGGTAACTTTATGAACAAGTTAGctcaaatgaacaatctagAACAGGAAAGATAACTTTATAAAAAGGTTAGTTAGCTCAAATGAACAATCTGGAACAGGAAAGATAACTTTATGAACAGGTTAGCTCAAATGAACAATCTGCAACAGGAAAGATAACTTTATGAACAGGTCAGCTCAAATGAACAATCTTGAACAGGAAAGataatttcataaaaaggtTTAGctcaaatgaacaatctagAACAGGAAAGATAATTTTATAAAAAGGTTAGCTCAAATAAACAATTTGTACCATGATATGTTGCATCTAAAGACAGGTGTATAAAAACCCAGAAATTCAGCATCTCTGTCACAGGCACtttactagctgcaataatgtagccctatccaatttttttttaattctgacgttttcgggatagggctacaattccataggatctccgtaatggtgcaaaataattttatgaataaccgataataaactctgtgtattagtcccaaatgttgtttacaccaaaaggagtaccatcTTTGTGCTCGgacatgtctaataaaggtgtttttcattaaatataatgtacagcatgcaaaattctttgtctgctccgccatgcttgttatcgcgagatctcgtaggtggatctaatgaaaaacctaaacattgacaatcagcgcgaaaatgtagttactcgagccactttgacaaagaaaggaaaatcatattgttgcagaaagaatttacactctgctgttcggtttttaacttcatattaaattcaaaccttttcaataccgacgaaatagctttcgcctccatacttgtccattgatgtaaatactaccttatatggcatatgcaaatgacttgacaatcggaagttgaaacttcagtacatcaaacatggcgcacaaatatgaatcgagaaattggaatttatcgaaattgttgaaaacggtagaatagagcctcacaaatcttaagttgcaggttgtaaatttgtatattgactaagaaacatagaatataattttatttacgcaaagaaagtcaggaaatgtttagaatgagcgcaaatgttgcgggagtgaatcactcccgcatttgcaccattacggagatcctaaggagttgtagccctctccctaaaaaagaaaaaaagaaagaaaaaaaaatcagagagggctacattattgcagatagcactttacatgtacaagttgtAAAGAAGAACTGGTAGTTTACCTCTCTGATTCCATGTCCTCTTGGTGGTCTACAGGTACAGTGAATCTTCTCAGTCTTTGAGTCCGTACCTCTAATGTCGGACTCCAAAACAAATGGGTTTCCTTAAAAATTCAATGCTTCTAATTAATTCTTATATTCTATAACAAATCTTAATGAAGTCTTTTCAAAGGGGTCTATATGTCTCAATAATGTAAGCATTAAACTGTTTCCACTGTGCAATAATACAATGTTATTTAAAagtatgaatacattttaagatatgaatttaattttgaGGGTATAAGCTGTGATTCTTCATGCtcgcatacttcatgaagcatatgttagtttatttttatatttacattctactttcatttttgttggaatccccagccattaaaatagacgtaatatgtttatctgtattcattcgCATATTGTTTACAACTGAAACATATTCATGGGGAAACAGGTGTCATTAcaatttgaagtgatattaaaGGCAAGGTCTGGTAAATTTGGCATGGTTTTCTTCGCAGATAAGAAAAATTCACCAAAAATAAAAGCACCAAACTTTCTATTCATATAATTGATACAAACACTCGCTACATGAAATTGTGCCaaaaatataaagcacaaagaTTTCAaactacttttttttttgagaaaaaaaaatcctctaaATATTCCCCGATTCAAAAACTTAGCCGATATACGGTATTTCTGTCCATTCAAAAGGATATATACTCCTTCTGGTTAATTTCAAACAGCTGTCTACCTACCCCTGTGATTTTGTCCTTTATGTAAATTTCTTGGTCCCAGTGGCCCTCCAGCGTTGCTAGAGTATCAGTTCCCACTTTTAGTTTCCCTGTTATTTTATTGGAGGCTTCACCCATATTTAAGAAAggctgaaataaaataaatcgtCTATCAAATGGATGATAACTTCAATTTCTAATGCAGTAAAACAAATGCTGCATTGATGGGGTCCTTGGTAATGTCTATCtaaataatcaaagaaattCATCCACATCAGTACAAATCAGGAAGACATGTACTTGCctaactgtagctctctgagaaaatattgggacagatcagagatctACAATATTTGTCCCAATCTGTCCCAAATTTTGGAATGTACAAGAATCATATGTATCTTCTGTTGATCTGtcacaatattttctcagagagctagtTCTGCAGCTGGAAGACATGCCATCCAAGAGACAATACCAACCTTTagtttaaaatcaacttctgcCTTGTAGCCAGTCTTAGGACAGCTTATGGAAATTTTACCTCCCATTTCCATCGTTAATGTCCCAATTAAGATTCCTACAAAGAAAAGTTACAAAATAAAGTTAGGAGTACACGTACATGACACAACAAAGAAAGGTCAAAGAAAGGTCATGAGCTCCCATCAACACACAGTGGAATCTCTTGTGGATTTCATTTTGTGGTTGAtgagttggtttttttttcttgttagtGGAGGATTTAAATTTGTAGTATGTGTATACCAATTtaccacacacaaaaaaaacacaATGAAAATTAACACCACCACTCAaaaatagttttcttttcataattttacAGTATTTGCTTTCTCTGCAGTCCAAATCTattgcatatatttatatatgctAGCCAAAAGTATTGTTCTAAGATTATTTACCTTTACAATGTGCATAAGGCATGGTGATTAAGTAGTCCTCTCCCCTCTTAAGGAAAGTCAGTTTAGCTGTACCATCTAATATTGCTGATAGTGAATTGCCTGTAGGACAaacggtatacatgtacaaacagaaaaaatatcctctgtaaaaacaaatttaaagttGAAAATGAAACTTGTAATGAATATTTCTCAATTTTTAccataaaattttgatttagcCAGAATGCTGCCACTTATGTTGAATCCATCCTGACGATTCGTGATATGAAAGGCGGATACAGGGGGATGATGGGAGATCTACAACGAAATATCAACAATGACAACAATGCCATTGGATAGATCAGACTACTTTTTATTacttttaaggtagctccatcctcatgtgacttattaatttccactcaatctagattgatttaattaataaccaaagaaaatgtctATTATGCCACCTTTTTAAATAAACAGAAGCATATGTCAACAGCagtaaatgacaaattttcgtTAAAAAGAATAAAATTACAAATGTGAACTGTGAATGTGAGCCATTGGTGAAACACAAAACTGTGAACACAGTTAACAAATGGTGAATGAACAACAGTGAGCgaagaaaaaaattggaaaatagAATGTTTAAGGGACTGTAAGCTACAATAATTACTGCCGCAATGAAATATTTACTACAGGTTGTACTGctgcaataaaatatttactacAGGTTGTACTGTTGCAATGAAATATTTACTACAGGTTGTACTGCCGCAATGAAATATTTACTACAGGTTGTACTGCTGCAATGAAATATTTACTACAGGTTGTACTGCTGCAATGAAATATTTACTACAGGTTGTACTGCCGCAATGAAATATTTACTACAGGTTGTACTGCCGCAATGAAATATTTACTACAGGTTGTACTGCCGCAATGAAATATTTACTACAGGTTGTACTGCTGCAATGAAATATTTACTACAGGTTGCACTGCCGCAATGAAATATTTACTACAGGTTGAGGCTATAAAAGTGGGATGTTTGTCATCTTCACATTGAAAAATACAACCAGGATGAGGAAGAATTCTTACAAAAGAAAGATGATATACATTTCATGTacttttttctgttttgttctACCCTTGGAATAGTgataaaattctttaaaattgcTGTCATATTATTTGAGGTTTTaatgtttttgctttttattGTAATATGATGTTCATAAATAGAAATTTCTCTTCtagtttaaaacattttctgatCTATattctattgattttttaaaaacttttcacaCATATTAGTAGGGTATTTCAGGAAAATTTTATCATTGGCAGGAGAAGGCCAGTACCCGATGACAAAAATACTATGGATGTCTTCTTAACTTTGAAGGATATATCACTTTGTTATCTAAAACTTGTCAGAGGTCCTTATATGATTACCTGTTCAGCGATATAAAATGTTCTACTGTTGGTTTTAGGGTGCTTCCAGTAACACCTAAATGTCTCTCCAATGATTGGGTTATATGGCTTCTTGAGACCCTGCaacaaaaacatatacatgtaaatcatacCATTTCCATGTTCTGAATTATGCTTTAGTTAGTAtattcatttctgaaaaatccACAGCCCTATAAGCTTTATCAACAAGGTAACAAGATAATAAATGATCTTATGTCAATATCTGAAACTAAGAAAactatatactgtatctatttcACCTTCGGTTTTTTGTAAAATCCTGAGAGGTACCATCGCACCACAGCCTTCAGTCTGGCATAGGGATCATCTAATAACACAGCTCTATCAGGGgaaaaaagtcaataaaaacaattaaaactttaaaacttGAGGTTGCTTTTCTTATTTCAACAAAAACTTACTACTGTCAAAACAAAGTTCAAAGTATATAAATGAacatcgtcgctagccacggCTACATGAAAACAGTTTTgatcaacatacatgtatgcagcTCATGAGTTCAATGTTGAAATTTGCCTCAAAAGTTGATGGTTAGGCAATATTTAAGGAAAACATAATACAAAAGGCTCATGTGCTACCAAGCTCACCTGAGTTATATTGGCCCTACTGTTCTTCttaagaaaatcattaaaagagTTTACTCTCTGAATTCCCATGAATATCTTTAACCCCCATATTATGATTCCATCTAAGCCCCCCAGAGTAATGATTtgaccaaacttgaatccacagtGATCTATAAATAACACTACCATGGTCTTGCTGTTCTGAAGACAATTTCTTATAAGATTTGACTACATTCATGTATCATGTAAAATTTCATACCCCAATTTTTAACTCTCCCTGAGCCCAAGGTCTACAATTTGGAAACAAATATTAATCCACACAACAAAGGGATATTATGTTTGCATATCAGTATGATTTAATGTGGCCTTGCAAatcttgaaaataattttttctaaattttctaTACAGCCAGCCAAAAAGGGCACGGCACAGCACCATGCTAGtatgctttagatttaacactaaatCCAGATTGtgacccaaacctacccctggggcacagattggaaaaaaaaattaatttgcacTACCTTAAGAaccttgcatattaatatgaataATCCTGGTCCAGCTGCTTTTGAAAATAAGATTTTAGTGGATTTTCTCCTATCTCTAATTGAGGTCCCATCCTACAACCCTCACCCGAGTCATGATTTTAGTGGATTTTCTCCTATCTCTAATTGAGGTCCCATCCTACAACTTCAATTTGCagaagggtttttttttttcaagaaaaatatttccaatacatgtatatggccaTGTAGATATTTGAATCCCTGTTATGACCTCATCCTATCCTTCAGGGTCTTGATTTCAATAATATACTAGAATCTGAGGATGTTTGCCTATCAAAATGACTAATCAAAGTGTAGCTGTATGtgataagattttaaaagaatttttactttattttcccacataaaactttgatcttttcttgtggccctaccctacccccagggaccacaACGTGAACAAATTTTCatctacactacctgatgatgcttgcatatttatatacatgccaaatcatggccctgttgctcttgagaaaaatattttaaaagttttttccccatatatcaacatgtaaaactttaatctccTATTGTAGCCCTACTCTACACCTGGGAGCCATATCAGGAACCACATAAGTTTCATAATTTCTggttagtggttcttgagaagaaaattttcaaatgaccctacccaatttttttttaatttttcttgattatcttgTTTAAGAATGGAAGATGGCCctacatttgaacaaacttgaacccccttcacccaaggatactctgtgccaagtttggttgaaatttgccaGGTGGTTCTGGAAGATGAAATTGTGGGgaaaaaagtttacaacaacaacaGACATCAAACAAATTGTGATCAGAAAATCTCAGTTAAGCCTCTGTTAAAAATCAAACTCTGATGTTATAATTGAAAACAGGACTGGGAAAAGGTTAATCTTCAGTTTGTTTCAGAGTCTTTTAACTTGAACGTTACTAAACTGAAGAGAATCAAAGAATGATAGAATTTAGGGCAGATATGACTGTTGTCATTCCGCACCCTTTCATTCTTAAATTCCTTGTGCAGCCCACTTACTCTGATAGAATGTCCGAGTGGTAGTAATAATCACTGAGTTTGTCCAGGAAAGACCGAGGCTCCAATATGAAGGTAGGGAGAACCACTTTAGATAAATCCATTCCTGGTCGAACCTGTTCAGGATACCCACAGTTGTATTACATTCATCACAATCCTATTTCATTATATCTTGGTACACGTATATTCAAAAGTTTATTAGTTACCATTAAAGTACTCACATCATCATCAAAGGGAATCAACACGGGAAAGTGATGGTGCATATACAAATAATTCTGTGCACAACCCCTACATAAAATGCACTGGGGTTTAtataaagtttattcataaatGTGTCCAGTTGATCCTTCAGCTAATGTACTGGTTGgattaatttcaaatactacATAATAATTCAAAATCTATCAAAAGCAAACTAGAAAACTTAAAAGTCAGAAAGGGTCCTGcaaaaaatctgaaaatgaaaAGGGGTCTTGCTTTGCATAACCCAAGTATTTAAGGAAACTTAAGTTATCATATGCCATAGAAAATGCTGCCGGATTGAGGGACGGGGAGTGATTATGACAGGGTACCCGTTACACGTATATGACGAGGTCCTAATAAGGATTAAGATAGTAAGAAATGTCCCACTGACCTGTTTGACAAGTGTCCATATCAGGCTTTTGTTTTCATCATCTACTTCCTCTGTCTGAGATGAATCACCTTGCTAGccaatacaaatattttatagGTAAGCAACCATTGTTTCAACTAACATACTGTACATACAGCATACCTATCTGTACAAATTACAATGTAAATGAAAAGACAAAGGAAATGTGAAAAGATTCCTGAAATTTTATTagcactttatttttttttttattcaatagcACTACATCTTATGATCTATTGTAGTCATATATATCAAAGAgtatataaaatcaatattatttGATCATGCTTCAGTTTCCACCCTAGTCAGGACTCTTCCAAAAATGATTAActaaatttcatacaaaaatttaattattcGCACATATCATATGTACATCTTGCACAGCCACATAACtgtaagggagataactctcaTAAGCTTAAATGCCAACAGAATACCCAATCACCTGTCCCAGTTCCTCTTTAGCATTTTCTATATACTTGGTCTCTGCTGGAGGTCCATGGTCATCAAACACTTTAACTTCCTCCTCCTCCGATTCAGTCTCAGTGTCTGTCTTCAACTCTTCCCGATCTGTCTTGCTGTCTTCATCCAAGCCTAACAATCATATCATTAACAAAATTATCTTAGTTCTATACTGCAAATCATTTTTAGGAAATCTTGGTATATATGCATAAAAGAATTCTTGAAAactcaaattcaaaataacattaATACTGTGGTTTCATCAATATGTGGACGTAAATCTTTTTGGGTATTTGTCAAAAATATATAGTGTTGACCAGTGATATGTAATTTCATCCATTCAATGCCTTTCCTTCATGTGAAGAAGTGTATCTCATTAATCACTCAATATCATGGTCTAGAAAAACCACCAAAGCAATGAAAATTAGTGTTCCACAAAAACATGATGTACCCATATATTACCCCAGTATAAAACAGGAAATAAAGCCACTGGCAAATAAATTCCATTATAACAAGCCTgatttgtaattttttgctgatattttgttttatataatagGCCGTTACAAGAATACccttactgtagattcctaaatatacacggGGAATTTATGATCGCATGATTTTGCGAGAAGCACCACACACAAAATGAAATTACTcgctttttttttaatatattgctGAAAAACATATCAAAACTCTTGATCAATAAACCACTCACGAACTCATGATCACGCGATTTGACGTCCACGGGGCATTTCACGATATTAAGTTCttgcgtaaaataaggaatttacagtatttcaAAAAACGTCCACAAACCTTGTCCCTCAAAGTGCTTTTCACAGtcactttcattcatttgttcACTGTGATCTGCTGGAAACTGAGGGGTCAACATTGCATCCTGGGAAAGGTCAACAGCTGTATGTGTGGATTCTGCATCTTTCTTCATGGAGCGTACCAACAGACTGGTACAACGAAGAGCAAGATCAAGTGCATCCATCCAGCATTTTCCTGTAATATACCAGCATCATTTATCCCATGAGAATTAGAAAAACATCTCTATACACTCTGAATAcataaattatcttttaatttgTACAGCACAAAAaaaattgttacatgtatcttgcaaaaatatttattcagcaGCAAACAGTTGTGTCATTGAAGAATTATGGTAACTGTCCAAATCTTGTGTACCCTGTTAAATCTGTTCCATCAATATTAAGCATTGTGCTTTGCATATTAATTCTTCATTTACTGTAATGAAGTGAACTTTATACCATAGTAATATCAAGGATTAATTTGTATTTATAACCAAAAGGGAGCAAAACATTGGTATCAGTAATCATTTTAACTGTAGGTATGAATCTAAGTTTGTGGCAATTAAACCTTAATAACCTTAGCTATAATGAAGTTACAATGGGAGAGATGAAAGGACAGACAATGAACAAAGTCATCCCTGTGTGAGATGGaaaaacagacagacaatggaAAAGGTCATACCTATGTGTTATTAAGCTGAAACTGACCAGAGTATTGTGAAACAAAGGATAATTTTAACTCGTAACTAAAGGATTCTAGCACTTCCTGGCACCACCCACAGTTTCTGCTTAATATCCatgatatcttatttttgtTGTTACCTCAGAAAAGAACTCAAAGAAGTAGAactttcattaaaaatcttataattaaaaacatttcgGAAAATATGGGGCCCAAAGTCAACCTTATTGCAGCAACTTCTTGGTAGATATCAATGTTCTGATAATTGGTTTTGTAAAATGCTGAAACTGctcaacaagagtaccgcaaacagtaCAATATACGCTCGGTGGACCTTTAAGCACATTAGacactctgaattgatatcatACACATTCCGAATAGAAAAGTCTTATAGCAGGTCAAGATACACCAATCTATC contains:
- the LOC125648367 gene encoding oxysterol-binding protein-related protein 8-like isoform X3, which codes for MALFKGIKNLPRKHSVEKMDLPKRRTHSDGQDSEHGDHSHCLHSSVSSPAFVFGQNRANSESKLFSPTGTPDKTSAKLSKRESLKVQKKNYRSQKKQAAKELQSTLTDSSVVVLADWLKVRGTLKSWTKLWCVLKPGLLVLYKSEKQKSSHWVGTVLLNTCRIIERPSKKDGFCFKLFHPLDQSIWATKGPKGETIGAIVQPLPYSYLIFRAMSESAGKCWMDALDLALRCTSLLVRSMKKDAESTHTAVDLSQDAMLTPQFPADHSEQMNESDCEKHFEGQGLDEDSKTDREELKTDTETESEEEEVKVFDDHGPPAETKYIENAKEELGQQGDSSQTEEVDDENKSLIWTLVKQVRPGMDLSKVVLPTFILEPRSFLDKLSDYYYHSDILSEAVLLDDPYARLKAVVRWYLSGFYKKPKGLKKPYNPIIGETFRCYWKHPKTNSRTFYIAEQISHHPPVSAFHITNRQDGFNISGSILAKSKFYGNSLSAILDGTAKLTFLKRGEDYLITMPYAHCKGILIGTLTMEMGGKISISCPKTGYKAEVDFKLKPFLNMGEASNKITGKLKVGTDTLATLEGHWDQEIYIKDKITGETHLFWSPTLEVRTQRLRRFTVPVDHQEDMESERLWKYVSDAVRISDMHAATQEKYILEERQRNEAKERKAKMLEWIPRLFERDPLTGDWMYKFVDMRPWDSSNDLLQYEQGYKIQTWTRHRTPVVRTCSITSLEQKPDTYPVRKIVSRNCSLKNKTLHVVEESESSTPEIENGRQDSDSSEPNKSRRTQKSSSRVRLSEEALGKAIQPLIKLQEETNESLKVIQTRLTLLSSRIEEQQQENLSIWPWLILIAAFVIQIFVQWFFR